The following coding sequences are from one Eucalyptus grandis isolate ANBG69807.140 chromosome 11, ASM1654582v1, whole genome shotgun sequence window:
- the LOC104426539 gene encoding beta-1,4-xylosyltransferase IRX9 produces the protein MYRHLVSKENFTDPQAGTNHQFNVALQHIVHHRISGILHLSMISNAYDLDFFEGLREIEVLGKWPVCKLASQVRGWHDGDKSNDTDPRPPLMMIHPSSFAFNSSILWDSERWGRSSSSAQPTTTTNNAGQDLLKFVKQIVIEDDTNLKGVQGKDCSKNMVWHQELQIHSGMSKIEQL, from the exons ATGTATAGGCATTTGGTCTCCAAGGAGAACTTCACTGACCCGCAAGCAGGAACGAATCATCAGTTCAACGTTGCTCTGCAGCACATCGTGCACCACCGGATAAGTGGGATCCTCCATCTTTCGATGATTTCGAATGCTTATGATTTGGATTTCTTTGAGGGGCTCAGGGAGATAGA GGTGTTGGGAAAGTGGCCAGTGTGCAAACTTGCTTCACAAGTTAGAGGATGGCATGATGGTGACAAGAGCAATGACACAGACCCAAGACCTCCATTGATGATGATTCATCCTTCAAGTTTTGCATTCAACAGTTCGATTCTGTGGGACTCTGAAAGATGGGGTCGATCTTCGTCGTCTGCTCAACCTACCACCACCACGAACAATGCCGGCCAG GATCTATTGAAGTTTGTGAAGCAAATTGTTATTGAGGATGACACGAATCTGAAAGGCGTTCAAGGAAAAGATTGCTCCAAGAACATGGTTTGGCATCAGGAACTCCAGATTCATTCTGGGATGTCAAAAATCGAACAGTTATGA